In Egicoccus sp. AB-alg6-2, a genomic segment contains:
- a CDS encoding TetR/AcrR family transcriptional regulator, which translates to MRSTEMGRDGAASDIDAEAGRRRDRREDLLAAAARRFVATGIRRTTMEDVAREARAGKATLYRHFANKDALLDALLEREADRLDRRLRSAVAERDDAAGRIEAAFVAGVTFFVTHPVMTRGRDEEPGILLPRITANGGPLVRRGLELFTGLLADGVADGELRPVDPPAAAEVIMRLMLSYFSIPPLYVRVDDEDEARAFARALVAGGFRADSRT; encoded by the coding sequence GTGCGCAGTACCGAGATGGGCCGCGACGGCGCCGCGTCCGACATCGACGCCGAGGCCGGACGCCGCCGTGATCGGCGGGAGGACCTGCTCGCCGCTGCCGCCCGCCGCTTCGTGGCGACCGGCATCCGCCGGACCACGATGGAGGACGTCGCCCGCGAGGCCCGGGCCGGCAAGGCGACCCTCTACCGGCACTTCGCCAACAAGGACGCGCTCCTCGACGCGCTGCTCGAGCGCGAGGCCGACCGACTCGACCGGCGCCTGCGGTCGGCGGTCGCCGAACGCGACGACGCGGCCGGAAGGATCGAGGCGGCCTTCGTCGCGGGCGTGACCTTCTTCGTCACCCACCCGGTGATGACCCGGGGCCGCGACGAGGAGCCGGGCATCCTGCTGCCACGCATCACCGCCAACGGCGGACCTTTGGTCCGTCGCGGACTCGAGTTGTTCACCGGCCTGCTGGCCGACGGCGTGGCCGACGGCGAACTCCGGCCGGTCGACCCCCCGGCGGCCGCCGAGGTGATCATGCGGTTGATGCTGTCGTACTTCAGCATCCCGCCGCTGTACGTCCGCGTCGACGACGAGGACGAAGCCCGTGCGTTCGCCAGGGCGCTCGTCGCCGGAGGGTTCCGGGCCGACTCGCGCACCTGA
- a CDS encoding WhiB family transcriptional regulator, which yields MSSPLPLVIPGSWHEDANCKDVEVDVFFSLDEDDQREALARCNACPVRAQCLEYAVVNREQYGIWGGTREQERRRLMRDRRRYAA from the coding sequence GTGTCCTCACCTCTTCCCCTGGTCATCCCCGGCTCCTGGCACGAAGACGCCAACTGCAAGGATGTCGAGGTCGACGTCTTCTTCTCCCTCGACGAGGACGACCAGCGCGAGGCACTGGCGCGGTGCAACGCCTGCCCGGTACGGGCCCAGTGCCTCGAGTATGCGGTCGTCAACCGCGAGCAGTACGGCATCTGGGGTGGGACCCGTGAGCAGGAGCGACGCCGGCTGATGCGCGACCGTCGCCGCTACGCCGCCTGA